The following proteins come from a genomic window of Solea solea chromosome 3, fSolSol10.1, whole genome shotgun sequence:
- the LOC131457136 gene encoding zinc finger protein 436-like, translating into MSKADILRQFVAQSLAAASQEILAVVERTVSEYEEEAAGFREQIVRQRKQLELLQPRVKLETLSNFTIKDVRSVAKRSRSHVEEEEGDDDEDLEDVNNQTPSRRPCEQKVVDTQDHVDLRIHVLENPQTEALSKNVHKKCPRGLQEVDVLDLLRSDRGRLELNSVTAEEIQRRGTSTVFIRPKVQKETEDFEEDAGDSSSPTCDTRQQISRLQAEDVPSGSLISQQEDDDDNMLTEEANAGERQDEEAAAAQRKEEEEDHNDEKDEDREKLKDSDDDWKPDMSEEEEEESSDGEPMTTNKQNVKLASTETPDLQLQSRLETGDCHICGETFFSVYGRDEHVAAHSGERPHKCNVCAAAFALRVSLEKHRTLHVEGKPHTCFTCHKVCEHREALKAHLKTHVIKKKVHLCGVCGKSLSDYRSLSRHKMTHSGERPHSCQVCGRSFKLPGTLRQHEKIHTDRERSYLCDVCCKMFLTIKQLQIHMRTHSSEKPHHCRECGRGFCTKGALTVHTRMHTGETPYRCPECGWAFKRKNNLDEHMTVHSGAKPFVCGICGKACARKTHLTIHMRTHNGERPYKCRLCDKAFTQSHCLKTHMKSHLAAEDTT; encoded by the exons ATGTCTAAAGCGGATATTCTCAGACAGTTTGTGGCGCAGAGTCTCGCCGCCGCGTCACAGGAAATCTTAGCGGTGGTGGAGAGAACCGTGTCCGAGTACGAGGAGGAGGCTGCGGGCTTCAGGGAGCAGATCGTCCGGCAGAGGAagcagctggagctgctgcagccacGGGTCAAACTCGAAACACTCAGCAACTTTACAATAAAAG ATGTTCGTTCAGTTGCGAAACGCAGCAGGAGCCACgtcgaggaagaggagggtgacGACGACGAAGATCTGGAGGATGTGAATAATCAAACTCCATcaag ACGTCCGTGTGAGCAGAAGGTCGTTGACACTCAGGATCACGTGGACCTGAGGATCCACGTCCTGGAAAACCCACAGACTGAAGCACTTTCAAAAAACG TCCATAAAAAGTGTCCACGAGGTCTTCAGGAGGTGGACGTCCTGGACCTGCTTAGGTCCGACAGGGGTCGTTTGGAATTGAATTCGGTAACAGCGGAGGAAATCCAGAGACGAGGGACCTCGACTGTCTTCATCAGACCCAAG GTGCAAAAGGAAACTGAAGACTTTGAGGAAGACGCAGGAGACTCTTCCTCTCCCACATGTGACACCAGGCAACAAATTAG TCGTCTTCAGGCGGAGGACGTCCCGTCCGGCAGCTTAATATCGCAAcaagaagacgacgacgacaacatgCTAACCGAGGAAGCTAACGCCGGAGAGCGACAAGACGAGGAAGCCGCCGCCGctcagaggaaggaggaggaggaggatcataACGACGAAAAAGATGAAGATAGAGAAAAGTTGAAAGACAGCGATGATGACTGGAAACCGGACatgagcgaggaggaggaggaggagtcgaGTGACGGTGAACCGatgacaacaaataaacaaaatgtcaaattggCGTCCACGGAGACGCCAGACCTCCAACTTCAGAGTCGTCTCGAAACGGGCGACTGTCACATTTGTGGCGAGACTTTCTTCAGCGTTTACGGCCGCGACGAGCATGTGGCCGCTCACTCGGGCGAGAGGCCGCACAAATGCAATGTCTGTGCCGCGGCATTTGCCCTGCGGGTGTCGCTGGAGAAGCATCGGACACTCCATGTAGAGGGAAAGCCTCACACGTGCTTCACCTGCCATAAAGTGTGTGAACACAGGGAGGCGCTAAAGGCTCACCTCAAGACGCACGTTATAAAAAAGAAGGTGCACCTATGCGGCGTGTGCGGAAAGTCCCTCAGCGACTACAGGTCGCTGTCCCGTCACAAGATGACGCACTCCGGGGAGAGGCCTCACAGCTGCCAGGTTTGTGGGCGGAGTTTCAAGCTGCCTGGGACGCTGAGGCAACACGAGAAGATCCACACAGACCGCGAGAGGTCGTACCTGTGCGACGTCTGCTGCAAAATGTTCCTGACGATCAAGCAGCTGCAGATTCACATGCGGACACACAGCAGCGAGAAGCCGCACCACTGCCGGGAGTGCGGCCGCGGGTTTTGCACCAAGGGGGCGCTGACCGTTCACACGCGGATGCACACCGGGGAGACACCGTACCGGTGCCCCGAGTGCGGCTGGGCCTTCAAGCGCAAGAACAACCTGGACGAGCACATGACTGTGCACTCTGGCGCCAAACCCTTCGTGTGTGGCATCTGCGGCAAAGCGTGCGCGCGCAAAACGCACCTGACGATCCACATGAGGACGCACAACGGCGAACGGCCGTACAAGTGTCGGCTGTGCGACAAAGCGTTCACACAGAGCCATTGTCTGAAGACGCACATGAAGAGCCACCTCGCAGCGGAGGACACGACGTAA
- the LOC131456959 gene encoding zinc finger protein basonuclin-2-like isoform X1: protein MYILYVCLCCSQSVSCSVSSCSCRCFKPGNVKFRSCDRCGHGWVVHALEKLRAPPSSSCGPAEVALPGLVLDLSSLVLFGAQAVPVRLKILLDRLFSVLTPDQVGHILHTLGWSLGDYVRGYMLQFPSGTVLERWTMATPEEELLILKQFLRFGETRPIAELMMPQCLAAVNHHSDPDPAPKSCHSNIDSFTECKGTSRNSREDVRHFEDLPCGRPLLPVRLPSSAFKHLVPSNQDLAPPPRLTQHLQEPRGKFTQKHGQEGKRDAQENDLLESKCEPVFKIKADPDSPVQSRSLWHPNINSDDEVNLLRGVAKQETASLPSPPSFIPVSSSFCPFISSSASSPPRIYPRLQSSSPSCFHPLPSFSSSFLCPSPAISFSSSLHPLPPSPCSLPSSPAGSRKGRVYCGVCGKSFYDKGTLKIHYNAVHLKIKHRCTVSGCTMVFSSLRSRNRHSANPNPRLHTGSNRDGPSEQCTQDGDSCTLERVHRPRNGLNGQTYSRPPQTDSPPPSPSPCNDHDSTLSLTPLAVMKETECVATLNTYNNTAPVSLSGHAPITMANCTKGNQGALTDQQQQWESCDSVPKKKPRKSSTPVKIERGKKEGRSNKKEEEF from the exons atgtatatactgtatgtgtgtttgtgttgttctcaGTCCGTCAGCTGCTCAGTCTCCAGCTGCAGCTGTCGGTGTTTTAAACCTGGAAACGTCAAATTCAGGTCATGTGATCGTTGTGGACACGGCTGGGTGGTGCACg CCCTGGAGAAGCTCCGGGCCCCGCCTTCCTCCAGCTGTGGCCCAGCAGAGGTGGCTCTTCCTGGGCTGGTGTTGGACCTGAGCTCCCTGGTTCTGTTTGGAGCTCAGGCTGTTCCCGTCCGTCTGAAGATCCTGCTGGATCGCCTCTTCAGCGTCCTGACCCCCGACCAG GTCGGACACATCCTGCACACACTGGGCTGGAGTCTGGGAGATTATGTGAGAGGATACATGCTGCAG TTTCCCAGCGGGACGGTGTTGGAGCGCTGGACGATGGCCACTCCCGAAGAAGAGCTGCTCATCCTCAAACAGTTCCTTCGCTTTGGCGAGACCCGCCCCATCGCAGAGCTGATGATGCCTCAGTGTCtggcagctgtcaatcaccacTCTGATCCAGATCCCGCCCCCAAGAGCTGCCACTCAAACATCGACTCGTTCACTGAGTGTAAAGGAACATCCAGGAACTCGAGAGAAGATGTCCGCCATTTTGAAGACCTCCCATGTGGACGGCCTTTGCTTCCAGTCCGTCTTCCAAGCTCCGCCTTCAAGCATTTGGTTCCTTCCAACCAG GATCTTGCTCCTCCCCCGAGGCTGACTCAGCACCTACAGGAACCCAGAGGAAAATTCACCCAAAAACACGGGCAGGAAGGAAAAAGAGACGCACAAGAGAACGATCTGCTGGAGTCCAAATGTGAGCCGGTCTTTAAAATCAAAGCAGACCCTgacagtccagtccagtcccgGTCACTGTGGCATCCAAACATCAACAGTGATGACGAGGTCAATCTTCTCAGAGGCGTGGCCAAACAGGAGACCGCCTCCTTACCTTCTCCTCCTTCATTCATCCCAGTATCTTCCTCATTCTGTCCGTTTATTTCCTCCTCTGCATCATCTCCCCCGAGGATCTACCCGAGGTTGCAGAGCTCCTCTCCCTCCTGTTTTCATCCACTCccatccttctcctcctccttcctctgtccttctcctgccatctccttctcttcctccctccatcctctcccACCTTCCCCATGCTCCCTTCCTTCTTCTCCTGCAGGAAGTCGGAAGGGGAGGGTCTATTGTGGCGTTTGTGGGAAAAGCTTTTACGACAAAG GAACTCTGAAGATCCACTACAACGCTGTCCACCTGAAGATCAAACATCGCTGCACTGTGTCCGGATGCACCATGGTCTTCAGCTCACTGCGAAGCCGCAACCGTCACAGCGCCAACCCGAACCCGCGGCTACACACCGGTTCCAACAGAGACGGACCTTCTGAACAATGCACACAAGATGGTGACTCTTGCACACTTGAGCGTGTCCACCGACCTAGAAATGGTTTAAACGGGCAAACTTATTCCAGACCCCCTCAAACTGactcccctcctccttctccttccccGTGCAACGACCACGACTCCACCCTGTCTCTCACTCCCCTCGCTGTGATGAAGGAAACAGAATGCGTAGCTACCCTTAACACTTATAACAACACTGCACCTGTCTCCCTGTCAGGCCACGCCCCCATCACCATGGCAAATTGTACCAAAGGAAATCAGGGAGCACTAACCGATCAGCAGCAACAGTGGGAATCATGTGACTCCGTTCCGAAGAAGAAGCCCAGAAAGTCAAGCACGCCAGTGAAAatagaaagagggaaaaaggaGGGGAGGAGCaacaagaaggaggaggagttttgA
- the LOC131457174 gene encoding coiled-coil domain-containing protein 171-like produces MQTEPAERRRHSSRGRRGESGHSRAERRGKQPMTAVTSVRSSEEETTRFKEIFSVVKQKHEGEGGETEEDEEKGRGRSGGDARRHRRGRRAGSEVRERSDETEERLRWRLNQVEKNRLELTSTHNQEMCRLQAELTRLRSSVERGEAQRAELQYQLTASQRVADRAVELSRDRHTLTERAAQLQQKVQELQKVLDVTRQARDEDQHALQQEVEERDKLIQSLDSENQQLQRILQEQEEALESSERRMREVQREREKEAEVKRRQEDELEHLSEREKRSRREKEVSDQRVRSLESSVEAERAAHLESKFNSEIVQLRVRDLEAALAVERSGQQEAQCTLELLRAQFREVERAYSLERERSNDTERTLERLQAEYGQCKSDLSVALETERKTNSDLSEKLEEERKGHIDTHALLEQAAKTQCDTVELHECFVQQVRETLQHHSITGHGSPAVHDGKPSSVEVLQQLTMTLVSSQRCLDETEKQIQDQLSASARLQEENQTLHQLTSDQRGHIQRCQEAAVRLEDEMSRLRQESCDWSTQSRSLRGELQKEREERTREVQKMNEDFQEETKARLSVLHGLYQRLLTGGSVLLTQPHSILGNFTWKELCDVIGEHVDRLTSDLQRAQDKITDLRAACEKKGACVRELQRHQQRALSRLEDGVRSREDAWSEQQQQLQSELQVCRSQCDSLRDNISSLERHRSSLTSDLSRLRGLVSRSRRESSSLLSACALLAGALKYAQLRLQTLCEQKTVLCRRLAEREELEEEVRTLVDALGGEDEEEERGKRAARRWRRSVCAVLAVRRWRSLAKNSTVMFRLEGGGSGLAVCVCGDTTTATQKGQNYGGDEGREVVCARWLRSKRLSSTIVSSMADLQGALAHTGSAPPDVTSAARLGLSRLLDHFLNQSHMSSGEAGGVTLSQRLRLTPSRPNMKALVSTLQQHFLLFSQRLHSAEVERRSLRLEASNLRRGLRQEKDEPGRTVPAERFQRVCSELREALNREQEAQTLIGEQTERLRALQLHADEQTDARRALTHATQALSEARQEVSRKERSLRILGKHLLAVQRERKQREKRTQVTGVVPPPPARLSEEGEESNQPVSLITGSSHPNPAPSTTPSGKTKDVKNVKKQKKKESRGHVKICGRG; encoded by the exons ATGCAGACTGAGCCGGCGGAGCGGAGGAGACATTCTAGCCGGGGACGGCGAGGGGAGAGCGGCCACAGTCGAGCAGAGCGGCGGGGGAAACAGCCGATGACCGCGGTCACTTCTGTCAGGAGCTCCGAGGAGGAGACGACGAG GTTCAAGGAAATCTTCAGCGTCGTTAAACAGAaacatgagggagaaggaggagagaccgaggaggatgaggagaaagggagggggaggagtggaggagaTGCAAGAAGGcataggagagggaggagggcggggtcagaggtcagagagagGAGCGACGAGACGGAGGAGCGGCTGCGGTGGAGACTAAACCAGGTGGAGAAGAACAGACTGGAGCTGACGTCCACTCACAACCaggag atgtgCAGGCTGCAGGCGGAGCTAACCCGGCTCAGGTCGTCAGTGGAACGTGGTGAAGCCCAGAGGGCGGAGCTTCAGTATCAGCTGACCGCGAGTCAGCGAGTCGCCGACCGAGCCGTGGAGCtcagcagagacagacacacactcacag agcgAGCGGCTCAGCTCCAGCAGAAGGTCCAGGAGCTGCAGAAAGTTCTGGACGTCACCCGTCAGGCGCGGGACGAGGACCAGCATGCTTTGCAGCAGGAAGTGGAGGAACGCGACAAACTGATCCAGAGTCTGGACTCAGAAAACCAACAACTGCAGCGAATACTGCAG gagcaggaggaggctcTGGAGTCGTcagagaggaggatgagggaggtgcagagggagagagagaaggaggccGAGGTGAAGAGGCGACAAGAGGACGAGCTGGAACAcctgagcgagagagagaagaggagcaggagggagaaggag gtgtCAGATCAGAGGGTGAGGTCACTGGAGTCGAGCGTGGAGGCCGAGCGCGCAGCTCACCTGGAGTCAAAGTTCAACTCCGAGATCGTCCAG CTGCGGGTGCGCGACCTGGAGGCGGCGTTGGCGGTGGAGCGGTCCGGCCAGCAGGAGGCGCAGTGCACCCTGGAGCTGCTGAGGGCTCAGTtcagagaggtggagagagcCTACagcctggagagagagaggagcaacGACACTGAGCGTACTCTGGAGCG gctgcaGGCAGAGTATGGTCAGTGTAAGTCTGACCTCAGTGTTGCCTTGGAAACTGAGAGGAAGACAAACTCTGACCTCTCAGAAAAGTtagaggaggaaaggaaaggacacatagacacacatgcactgctggagcag gcaGCAAAGACTCAGTGTGATACTGTGGAGCTTCATGAGTGTTTTGTGCAGCAGGTCAGAGAAACACTGCAACATCACAGCATCAcag GCCATGGTTCTCctgcagtgcatgatgggaagCCGAGTTCTGTTGaagtgctgcagcagctgacGATGACGCTCGTCTCCTCCCAGCGGTGTCTGGACGAGACAGAGAAGCAG ATCCAGGATCAGCTGTCGGCGTCAGCGAGGCTGCAGGAAGAGAACCAGACGCTCCATCAGCTGACCTCAGATCAGAGAGGTCACATCCAG CGATGTCAGGAGGCCGCGGTCAGACTGGAGGACGAGATGAGCCGCCTTCGTCAGGAGAGCTGTGATTGGTCGACGCAGAGCCGCAGCCTGAGGGGCGAGCtgcagaaagagagggaggagagaacgAGGGAGGTGCAGAAGATGAACGAGGACTTCCAGGAAGAGACTAAG gccCGTCTGTCCGTCCTCCACGGTCTGTATCAGCGCCTCCTCACCGGCGGCAGCGTCCTCCTCACTCAGCCCCACAGCATCCTGGGTAATTTCACCTGGAAGGAGCTGTGCGATGTCATCGGCGAACATGTCGAccggctgacctctgacctccagagGGCCCAGGACAAG ATCACAGACCTGCGGGCCGCGTGCGAGAAGAAGGGCGCGTGTGTGCGCGAGCTGCAGCGCCATCAGCAGCGCGCGCTGTCTCGTCTGGAGGACGGCGTGAGGAGCAGGGAGGACGCCTGgagcgagcagcagcagcagctgcagagcgAGCTGCAG GTTTGTCGCTCTCAGTGCGACTCTCTCCGTGATAACATCTCCTCTCTGGAGCGCCATCGCTCCtccttgacctctgacctatCCCGGCTGCGCGGACTCGTCTCACGCAGCCGCAGGGAGTCGTCCTCCCTCCTGTCCGCCTGCGCTCTGCTGGCCGGGGCGCTGAAATACGCCCAGCTCCGCCTACAAACGCTCTGCGAACAGAAAACTGTCTTGTGTCGGCGTTTGGCGGagagggaggagctggaggaggaggtgaggacgCTGGTCGACGCACTGGGCGgcgaagatgaggaggaggagagaggaaagagggcggcgaggaggtggaggaggagtgtgtgcgCAGTGCTGGCGGTGAGGAGGTGGCGTTCACTGGCGAAAAATAGCACCGTGATGTTTCGGCTGGAGGGAGGAGGCAGCGGtttggctgtgtgtgtctgtggagacacgaCTACGGCAACACAGAAAGGTCAAAACTACGGCGGCGACGAAGGTCGTGAAGTTGTGTGTGCTCGGTGGCTTCGCTCTAAACGTCTCTCCTCCACCATCGTGTCCTCCATGGCTGACCTACAGGGGGCGCTGGCACACACTG GCTCCGCCCCTCCAGATGTGACATCCGCAGCCCGCCTGGGTTTGTCCCGCCTCCTGGATCACTTCCTCAACCAATCGCACATGTCGTCGGGCGAGGCAGGCGGGGTCACGCTAAGCCAGCGGCTGCGATTGACGCCTTCACGACCCAACATGAAG GCCCTGGTGTCCACCCTCCAGCAGCACTTCCTGCTTTTCAGCCAACGGCTACACTCGGCCGAGGTGGAGAGGCGGAGTCTGAGGCTGGAGGCGTCCAACCTGAGGAGAGGACTGAGACAGGAGAAAGACGAGCCCGGCAGGACG gtcCCGGCCGAGCGTTTCCAGCGCGTGTGTTCAGAACTCCGCGAGGCTCTGAACAGAGAACAGGAAGCTCAGACGTTGATCGGCGAGCAGACCGAGCGTCTCCGCGCGCTGCAGCTGCACGCGGACGAGCAGACGGACGCGCGGCGAGCGCTCACTCACGCCACACAG GCGCTGTCTGAGGCTCGGCAGGAAGTGAGTCGTAAGGAGCGCTCGCTGAGGATTCTGGGTAAACACCTGCTGGCCGTTCAGAGGGAGAGGAAACAGCGGGAGAAGAGGACGCAGGTGACCGGCGTCGTCCCGCCTCCACCTGCTCGTCTCtctgaggagggggaggagtcaaaTCAACCTGTGAGTTTAATCACAGGCTCCTCCCACCCAAACCCCGCCCCCTCCACCACCCCCAGCGGCAAAACAAAGGACGTGAAAAATgtgaagaagcagaaaaagaagGAGAGCAGAGGACACGTGAAGATCTGCGGGAGAGGATAA
- the LOC131456959 gene encoding zinc finger protein basonuclin-2-like isoform X2 has product MRKSPDTHESVSCSVSSCSCRCFKPGNVKFRSCDRCGHGWVVHALEKLRAPPSSSCGPAEVALPGLVLDLSSLVLFGAQAVPVRLKILLDRLFSVLTPDQVGHILHTLGWSLGDYVRGYMLQFPSGTVLERWTMATPEEELLILKQFLRFGETRPIAELMMPQCLAAVNHHSDPDPAPKSCHSNIDSFTECKGTSRNSREDVRHFEDLPCGRPLLPVRLPSSAFKHLVPSNQDLAPPPRLTQHLQEPRGKFTQKHGQEGKRDAQENDLLESKCEPVFKIKADPDSPVQSRSLWHPNINSDDEVNLLRGVAKQETASLPSPPSFIPVSSSFCPFISSSASSPPRIYPRLQSSSPSCFHPLPSFSSSFLCPSPAISFSSSLHPLPPSPCSLPSSPAGSRKGRVYCGVCGKSFYDKGTLKIHYNAVHLKIKHRCTVSGCTMVFSSLRSRNRHSANPNPRLHTGSNRDGPSEQCTQDGDSCTLERVHRPRNGLNGQTYSRPPQTDSPPPSPSPCNDHDSTLSLTPLAVMKETECVATLNTYNNTAPVSLSGHAPITMANCTKGNQGALTDQQQQWESCDSVPKKKPRKSSTPVKIERGKKEGRSNKKEEEF; this is encoded by the exons ATGAGGAAGAGTCCAGACACTCACGAG TCCGTCAGCTGCTCAGTCTCCAGCTGCAGCTGTCGGTGTTTTAAACCTGGAAACGTCAAATTCAGGTCATGTGATCGTTGTGGACACGGCTGGGTGGTGCACg CCCTGGAGAAGCTCCGGGCCCCGCCTTCCTCCAGCTGTGGCCCAGCAGAGGTGGCTCTTCCTGGGCTGGTGTTGGACCTGAGCTCCCTGGTTCTGTTTGGAGCTCAGGCTGTTCCCGTCCGTCTGAAGATCCTGCTGGATCGCCTCTTCAGCGTCCTGACCCCCGACCAG GTCGGACACATCCTGCACACACTGGGCTGGAGTCTGGGAGATTATGTGAGAGGATACATGCTGCAG TTTCCCAGCGGGACGGTGTTGGAGCGCTGGACGATGGCCACTCCCGAAGAAGAGCTGCTCATCCTCAAACAGTTCCTTCGCTTTGGCGAGACCCGCCCCATCGCAGAGCTGATGATGCCTCAGTGTCtggcagctgtcaatcaccacTCTGATCCAGATCCCGCCCCCAAGAGCTGCCACTCAAACATCGACTCGTTCACTGAGTGTAAAGGAACATCCAGGAACTCGAGAGAAGATGTCCGCCATTTTGAAGACCTCCCATGTGGACGGCCTTTGCTTCCAGTCCGTCTTCCAAGCTCCGCCTTCAAGCATTTGGTTCCTTCCAACCAG GATCTTGCTCCTCCCCCGAGGCTGACTCAGCACCTACAGGAACCCAGAGGAAAATTCACCCAAAAACACGGGCAGGAAGGAAAAAGAGACGCACAAGAGAACGATCTGCTGGAGTCCAAATGTGAGCCGGTCTTTAAAATCAAAGCAGACCCTgacagtccagtccagtcccgGTCACTGTGGCATCCAAACATCAACAGTGATGACGAGGTCAATCTTCTCAGAGGCGTGGCCAAACAGGAGACCGCCTCCTTACCTTCTCCTCCTTCATTCATCCCAGTATCTTCCTCATTCTGTCCGTTTATTTCCTCCTCTGCATCATCTCCCCCGAGGATCTACCCGAGGTTGCAGAGCTCCTCTCCCTCCTGTTTTCATCCACTCccatccttctcctcctccttcctctgtccttctcctgccatctccttctcttcctccctccatcctctcccACCTTCCCCATGCTCCCTTCCTTCTTCTCCTGCAGGAAGTCGGAAGGGGAGGGTCTATTGTGGCGTTTGTGGGAAAAGCTTTTACGACAAAG GAACTCTGAAGATCCACTACAACGCTGTCCACCTGAAGATCAAACATCGCTGCACTGTGTCCGGATGCACCATGGTCTTCAGCTCACTGCGAAGCCGCAACCGTCACAGCGCCAACCCGAACCCGCGGCTACACACCGGTTCCAACAGAGACGGACCTTCTGAACAATGCACACAAGATGGTGACTCTTGCACACTTGAGCGTGTCCACCGACCTAGAAATGGTTTAAACGGGCAAACTTATTCCAGACCCCCTCAAACTGactcccctcctccttctccttccccGTGCAACGACCACGACTCCACCCTGTCTCTCACTCCCCTCGCTGTGATGAAGGAAACAGAATGCGTAGCTACCCTTAACACTTATAACAACACTGCACCTGTCTCCCTGTCAGGCCACGCCCCCATCACCATGGCAAATTGTACCAAAGGAAATCAGGGAGCACTAACCGATCAGCAGCAACAGTGGGAATCATGTGACTCCGTTCCGAAGAAGAAGCCCAGAAAGTCAAGCACGCCAGTGAAAatagaaagagggaaaaaggaGGGGAGGAGCaacaagaaggaggaggagttttgA
- the wdr55 gene encoding WD repeat-containing protein 55 — MATSTEHVGAGYTATVPDQTEAAETSRDPETSDSEPAAEDPEPGQDDDEDEDEGEPSEPKIRDTPEDIRLEAVANTVALHPSRDLLVCGDVDGDLYAYSYSCTEGENRELWSSGHHMKSCRQVRFSADGLKLCSVSRDRAVHMLDVERGQLVTRIRGAHGAPINSLLLVDENILATGDDGGTLKVWDMRKGTAVMDLKHHDDYISDIAVDQAKRILLTTSGDGTMGVFNIKRRRFELLSEYQSGDLTSVVLMKHGKKVVCGSSEGTIYIFNWNGFGATSDRFAVKAESVDCIVPITDNIMCTASMDGYIRAINLLPNRVIGCIGQHVGEPVEEIATSWDSRFLASCAHDQLIKFWDISSLPKTTVNEYRKRKKKHGQMKSLTKKAHGDNDFFSGLVEETEKKKEEGDEEEGEEEEDESDSGSD; from the exons atgGCGACGTCCACAGAACACGTTGGAGCGGGATACACAGCGACGGTACCGGATCAAACAGAAGCCGCAGAAACGTCCAGAGACCCGGAGACCTCAGACTCAGAGCCCGCCGCTGAGGATCCGGAGCCGGGTCAAGATGACGACGAGGACGAAGACGAAGGTGAGCCGTCCGAGCCGAAGATCCGTGACACTCCGGAGGATATACGGCTGGAGGCGGTCGCCAACACCGTGGCTCTGCACCCGAGCCGGGACCTGCTGGTGTGCGGGGACGTGGACGGGGACTTGTACGCCTACTCCTACTCCTGCACGGAGGGGGAGAACCGGGAGCTGTGGTCCTCGGGGCATCACATGAAGTCCTGCCGCCAGGTGCGCTTCTCCGCGGACGGACTGAAGCTGTGCAGCGTGTCCCGGGACAGGGCCGTGCACATGCTGGACGTGGAGCGCGGGCAGCTGGTCACCAGGATCCGCGGGGCACACGGAGCCCCCATCAACAGTCTGCTGCTGGTGGACGAGAACATCCTGGCGACTGGAGACGACGGAGGAACCCTGAAG GTGTGGGACATGAGGAAAGGGACGGCAGTCATGGACCTGAAACACCATGACGATTACATCAGTGACATCGCTGTGGACCAGGCCAAGAGGATCCTCCTCACAACCAG TGGTGATGGTACCATGGGCGTCTTCAACATTAAGAGGCGGCGCTTCGAGCTGCTGTCGGAGTACCAGAGTGGTGATCTGACCTCAGTGGTGCTGATGAAGCACGGTAAGAAGGTAGTTTGTGGCTCCAGTGAAGGAACCATCTACATCTTCAACTGGAACGGCTTTGGTGCCACCAGCGACCGCTTCGCCGTCAAGGCGGAGTCAGTGGACTGCATTGTCCCCATCACGGACAACATCATGTGCACGGCGTCTATGGACGGGTACATCCG AGCCATCAACCTCCTGCCGAACCGGGTCATCGGCTGCATCGGTCAGCACGTTGGAGAACCCGTCGAGGAGATCGCTACGTCCTGGGACTCGCGTTTCCTGGCCAGCTGTGCCCACGACCAGCTCATCAAGTTCTGGGACATTTCCAGTTTACCCAAGACAACGGTCAACGAATACcgcaagaggaagaaaaaacacgGACAAATGAAGTCTCTCACCAAGAAGGCCCACGGAGACAACGACTTCTTCTCAGGACTTGTGGAAGAaacggagaagaagaaggaggaaggagacgaggaagagggggaggaagaggaggatgaaagtGACAGTGGCAGTGATTAA